A window of Candidatus Gracilibacteria bacterium genomic DNA:
AGACCAATCAGTCTTAAAAAATCAATACACACTATCATAGTATATACCTGTAAAATAATTTCATATAACACTTGAGTTATCTCATTTATTTACATAACTCAAAGCTCCACTCCAACTTGAGTTTGTGCTGATAATAGAATTATTTGATCAAGATTGAGTAGCTCATTGCGTAGATATCGTATATGGAATATCAGCAGCGTAGGTTTGAATTGCAAAAACTATAAAAAAAGCAATTGATGTATAAGCAACGTATTTTTGAAAGTTAATTTTTTGTGTACTCATTTTGAATTATACTATTTGTAAGAAAACTGTAACTACAATAGCATATTTTAAAGTAAAAACGAATTAAGTAGACCAAAAGTACTTGTCTATTTTCTCATATATATTCTTACAAAAAATATTAGCTTGTAAAAGATTTAATAAAAACTCATTTATGAAAAAAAACGACTCTTGATTTACATTGGTAGAAATAATTGTAGCAGCAACCATACTTGTAATACTCACTACGATATGATTTTATAGTTATACCAATAATCTTGCTGATGCTCGAGATTGAAAAAGAAAAAGTGACGCAGCAACTATAGGATCCCAACTAAATCTCTATAAAAGACAAAGATGAGCATTTCCTGCTCCTGGAAATAGTTTTCAAATAGTAAACCATTGATTTTTAGTCGCAAATCAATGATTTTTGAATAATGATGTTAGTTTATCGACTGCTGAGAGTCTTTCCCTTGATCCAGATTTAGATATACCTTATGTGTATTCTGTTACAAGGTCCAAACAAGAATACCAAATCGCAATGAGCTTAGAAAACAATGATTCCCCTCTAGCTTTAGTGCAATGAAATTATAAAAGCGTCTCTAAAAACATACTCCCTACCATTGTATTAGCTCTCAGTGGTCAATGAGCTGTAGAAATAAATGCAAGTGAAACAGCTACGAACGGAAATATAAATCGTACCCTATTTGTGTATGATCAGGGATTTCATAACCTCCCTTATGGTTTTGAGAATGCTACTCCTCAAAGTGATGGCACTCCCTTTAGTACTGCTCTCTTAGATGTACAATCAACTTACTGGCAAAATATTGATTATAGAAGTTGCTGAGAAATATTCACTGCTGCAAAATGAATTAGTCCAAGTGGTACAACAGATGAGTATCAGATTCTCAATTCGTCAGGTACCCTTACAAATACTTGATGTTTAGCACCTTAATTCAGCTAATATATATTATGTAAATAAGCATTAGAATGATTTTCTAGTGCTTATTTGTAGAATGTTGACTTTTATTTATTATATTTTTTGACTTATTTAAAAAAGTATTTTATAGTTAGTGTATGTCCTATTACTAACTAAGTATATTATGTCAGAAACAACAAAAAAAGCTCCTTTAAATCTCAAGGCAATGTCTAAAGATAAAAAAGAGAAAAAAATAATTGATGAAGATGCAGTCAAAGCTTGAAATATTGCTGTTGGAGATACAGCAGTACAAGAATCAGCCTCAGAATTAAAAAAAGAAGTCAATCCGATTTTGACTCCTTGAGATGATGAATGAAAAGACGGTACACCAACACCCGAAGATAAACCACTCATAAAAAAAATATCTCTCAAAGCTATTAAAAAAGTAGAACCTGATACTCGTGAGATAACTGAAAATATAGACACAGAATCACTTTCAACTCCAGAAATTGATGTAGAACCAATAGAAAGTGAAAAAAAATGAGATAAAGTAGCTATTTCTTTAGATTGAGAAGAAGTGAAGCTTCAAAAAGATATATTAGTCTCTGATGATATAGTTTCAGATAACAAAGCAGAAACAGAAAAAGATATTAATGAAACAGTAATTGAATCTGAAATTGAACAAACACTGGAACAACAAGCTCCAATAAAAGAAGATGTCACTACTGAAGAAGAAATAGAAGCAAAACCGAGTAACAAAATATCTATACTGGGACAAATATCAAGAAAAAAAGAGGAAAGAATACAAGCTTCGGCTGCGCAAGAAATTAAAGAAAAAGCTGCAAGTGATAAAGAAAAAGAAGAACTTGAAGATGATAAAAAAGATCCTAAAAAATCAGTAAAGTTTGCAAATTACGAATCATGATTTCAAAAAAAGTCAGTAAATATCATAAAAAAAATCCAAAATTTTAAATACGCACCAAAAACTCGAACCTGATTTGTTATCTGAATTATATCGCTCAGTGTCATATTTATAGCATCTATAATGATACTGTTTCCAGAAAAACACTCATTTTCGATTTATAAAGCAAGTATTTTAGATATATATAATGCTGATGAGGATGAAATAATAAGTCCAGAACCAATAGTTCCTCCAGTGGTAGAAGTACCTATAGTAGAAGATACTCAAACATGAATCACAGATGAGGAAATTGAAGCATTAATCTGAGATAATCTCAATTCTGAAGAAAATTCTGAGTTGAGTAATGAACAAATTTCAAGACAAAGACTCAAAAGCTATTTATTAGATAAATATTCTCAATCACAATAAAACATACTTGCACCATAACTCTCTTGTAAATCAAGAGGGTTTTTTTGTTATATTAAATAGTTATATGGTACTATGAATAGTAGCTTAATAAAAAAGAACATTTATGCCAGATATAGATAAACGTGACGAGATAAAAGAGATGCCAATAAAGAATAATATTGGAGATGTTGTTGCATATGTAAATAACATTTTTAAAGAGGCAGTTTCTTTTGATGCTTCTGATATACATATAGAACCACAAGAAAAATTTCTTCTCATACGGTTTAGACAAGATGGTGACTTTCATTTAATTGATAAGATAGGGAGAGACAATATATCAGCTATAGTCACGAGACTAAAAGTACTCTCAAAGATTAAGATTGATGAAAATAAAAAACCTCAGGATGGAAAGATAGTGTATAGTCCTGAAGATAATACAAAGAAAAATATCGATATTCGTCTCTCAACTCTGCCAACAAACTATTGAGAAAAAGTGGTTATGCGTATCTTGAAACAAGATGAGAACCTTACAAATATTGAAGCGCTGTGACTCATAGACGTCAATCTAGAAAAAGTACGAGAAGCACTCAAAAGTAAGTACGGTATTATGCTGGTAGCCTGACCGACTGGTTCTGGTAAATCTACTACCCTCTTTGGTATTTTAAAAAACTTTAATCCCCTTGAATATAATATCTCAACTCTCGAAGATCCTATCGAGTATGACATCGAGTATGTCAATCAATCTCAAGTTCATCCAGGTATCAATTATACCTTTGCATCTGGTCTAAGAAGTCTTGTTCGTCAGGATCCTGATATCATTATGGTCGGGGAAATACGTGATAAGGAGACTGCAACATTGGCAGTAGAAGCAGCACTTACCTGACATTTGGTGTTATCTACGATACATACGAACTCTGCAACTGGTACGATTCAACGTATGATTAACATGTGAGTTGAGCCATTTCTCCTCGCAAGTGCCATGAAAATGGTAATATCTCAAAGACTTGCGAAGAGACTGTGTGTCCATTGTAAAGCAGAAATCAAACTTACAGATCTCAAGAGAAAAAAAATAAAAGAGTTTCTTATAGATATTATGGAAGAAAGTGAGATTGATCAAATAAAATTTTATCATGGTGCTTGATGTGAAAAATGTCACGATTCATGATATAAATGAAGGCTTGGTATACATGAAGTTCTGATTGTTGAAGATTATTTGGAACCACTTATATTGGCTCAAGATAGTGCAAACAATATGGCCAAAGAGGCTGTGAAGCATGGTATGATAACTATAGTACAAGATGCGATTCTCAAAGCTGCTCTTTGAGAAACGACCATTGAAGAAGCCTTTAAACTCGTATAATACAAAGTATGTTCTGAAGAAAAAGAAAAGAAATAAATACAGAAAATATCCACACTTTTACTGAAGCAGTAAAGGCTATTAAATCGTATATATACTTGAAAGAATGGGATTTAGCAGAAAGTGCGATTCAAGATATCAAGCAAAAAGAACAAGCAGCGTTTAGTGAACTTGAATATAAAATTAAAAACGACTATAGAGAGTTACAAAAACAAAGAAGAATATTTGAAAAAAATATGCTCACTATCACTGCTTTAGAAAAAAAATATGAAGTAGATAAAATTAAGTACGATAGAAGAATAGTAGCAGAAAGATTTAAAATCAGGTTTAAAAAGATTAAACAAGAAGTAAGAAAACTTACAACTTCAAAAAATAATAATGAAGCACTCAATTTACTCAATCATTTTCTTGAAGATAATAAAGATAACTCTGAAGTAATTACTTATTATGCAAAAGAGAAAAAAAATATACTAAAAAGTATTCAAAAAAATCAAAGTCTTGATAAAAAACGAATCAGTGACAACGCTGAACTTGAAGCTATTCGATTAGCAGGTTTAACACTCAAGGATAAAAATGAACAAGCTCAAGAAAGAAAAAGACTCAAGGAAGAGAAAAAACAAAATTGATTTATTCCTCAACTTATTGAAAAACTAAAATTTCATAAGAGGATGAAAGAAAAGTATGATAGAAAAAAACTTTTGGATGAAGTTAAGATTCTCATCGAAGAAGAATCAAAAGCTAAACTAGAAATTGCTGAGAAAAAGCTAGAAAATATACACAAAGGACTCATCAAAGAAGTAGAGAAGAAAAATATGCTCTGATTTGATATTTTTGGAAAGATTCTTTGATCCGATAAGATATCTGGTGATAGTATTTGATTCACAGAAACAAAAAATAAATATAGCTTCTATATTTGAGATGCAACTGGTCACTGAGTCAGAGCAGGTCTTATTGTGTCACTCCTCTCAAAAGCCTTTCAAGAAGAGGCTCCAAAAGACGATATTGTTAATCTCACATATATAGTGAACAATACCCTCAAGGAAAATCTCCAAAGTAAAAACTTTGTAACATGAATATTTTTTGAACTAGATAAAAAATATAAAAATGCGTTTAATATATCTGGAATGTGACATGAGCCTCTTCTTATATATAGACATAAAGAAAAAAAGATAGAAAGAGTTATAGCATGAGGACTTGCTTGAGGAATTCGTTTAATCAAGAAAATAGAAGACATCAAGCCAAAAACTCTTGAATTACTAGACCAAGATGTGGTTCTTACCTATAGTGATGGTGTACTTGAAGCAAAAGATGAAGATAATAAAATATATGGAATTGAAAGGCTTGAAAAAATATTTCTTCAGTCATCACAAGCAACCTGAGACATCAGAGAAATCTATAATGATCTGATAGAAGATTTAAAACTTTACAGAGGATGAAGTAATTTCTTAGATGATACTACTATTCTCATGTTCAGAAGAAATTCTGACAAGGATCTTCTCAATGCGTGATCTGATGAAATAGAAAAGATTAAAGCAAAAGAATGACTGAGCAATAAAGAAGTAAAACGTTTAGAATGAAAAACAAAAGATCAACTTGAAGAAGAACTTAAAGAGATAAAAAAAGATAAACAAACTCTGATGATTATTAATACACTGAAATGATTGTATTATACTGGCGAATTTTTAAAATTAAAACAAGAAGCTACAAGATATATCCGAGAATGATTCATTCATAAAAAAATAAATTATTATCTTAAGAAAGCTATAGACAACGAAGAGGAATATAAAATAAGTCAGAGAAATACGAAACTGGAAAATAAATATAATGTCTTACTTGAACTCTTTAAAAAGAAAGACTTCAATACAGTTATACAAGAGTGCAACGAGATTATATCAAAGGATTGAAACATATAAAAACAAAAAATGGGTATCTTACAAAGAAAATTTTACGATAAAGGCTGAAATTTTGATAATGCAAAAATTATCGCTCTTTTAAAGAAAGCTCAAAAACAACAACTTAAAACGGAGTTTGGAGTTAAGAAAAAAGCAAAAAAAGAGATAGTTTTATTTGCTCATGCTGGTCAAAAAGATGTATGGCAATTTATTAATAAGTTTTCAATCTTTATTAATTCTGGTATTGATGTAAAATGAGCCCTTTGAATCCTTTTAAAACAATCAAAAAATCCACTCATAAAAAGAATCGTTGAAGAAATGAGAAATAATATCGATCACTGAGTCGCAATTCATGAAACAATGCTTCAGTATCCTAAAGTATTTGATTCACTGACCACTGCCCTGATTGAAGTTGGAGAAAAAACTGGTCAATTAGGGAAAATTCTGCAAGAGTTAGATATGAACTTACTTGAAAGTATAGAGCTCAAATGAAAGGTTAAGGGAGCCATGGTATATCCTATGGTTCTAATGGTGCTGACTCTGTGTATGGTGGTATTTATGATGGTATTTATCGTACCTCGTATTACTGCAGCCTTTGCAAAAGCTGGAGCTGAACTTCCAGGTTTGACACAATTTATAGTTGCCGTTTCAAACTTCTTTATTAGTAGTTGGTGGAAACTTATAATTGGAATTGTGTTGTTTGTTATAACAATGAAAGTATTTAAACTTACCTATACAGGCCAACTCGTATTTGCTAAAATAGCCTTTCATGCACCTATATTTGGACTCGTGGTTCGCCAATCAAATATCATATATTTCATAAAGTCGTTTACTATTCTCCTCGACGCTTGAGTGCTCTTACTTGAATCAATAAAAACATCGAGTAAGGTTGTTCCAAATATGCTCTATAAACGTGAAATTATTCGTATAAAGAACGAGGTTGAGGTTGGACTGACTATGTCAAAATCACTGGGGCTTAACCTGGATTATGATACAAATGTATATCTTAACAAACTTTTTTCTGAAGAATTTGCTTACGTAGTAAGTACCGGGGAGGAAACAGGGACACTTTCCGTCTCACTCAAAAAGATAGGAACCAATTATAACAACGAGCTCAAGAGATATATTTGAAATATGTCATCTATGATGGAGCCGATTGTTATCGTAATTGTTGGTGCACTCGTTGGTACAATTATTATCGGTATAATGATGCCATTCTTCTCGATGGGTGAAGTTGCAAAAAACTTGTAACACCAATAATAATAAGTCTACAAAAATACTTCTTCATTGAAGTATTTTTTTTCATACACTTCTATTACACAACATTTTTAAAAACAATTACTCTCAAATGCAAGAGGAAAAAGGTGTTATATTTT
This region includes:
- a CDS encoding SpoIIE family protein phosphatase, with the translated sequence MFGRKRKEINTENIHTFTEAVKAIKSYIYLKEWDLAESAIQDIKQKEQAAFSELEYKIKNDYRELQKQRRIFEKNMLTITALEKKYEVDKIKYDRRIVAERFKIRFKKIKQEVRKLTTSKNNNEALNLLNHFLEDNKDNSEVITYYAKEKKNILKSIQKNQSLDKKRISDNAELEAIRLAGLTLKDKNEQAQERKRLKEEKKQNGFIPQLIEKLKFHKRMKEKYDRKKLLDEVKILIEEESKAKLEIAEKKLENIHKGLIKEVEKKNMLGFDIFGKILGSDKISGDSIGFTETKNKYSFYIGDATGHGVRAGLIVSLLSKAFQEEAPKDDIVNLTYIVNNTLKENLQSKNFVTGIFFELDKKYKNAFNISGMGHEPLLIYRHKEKKIERVIAGGLAGGIRLIKKIEDIKPKTLELLDQDVVLTYSDGVLEAKDEDNKIYGIERLEKIFLQSSQATGDIREIYNDLIEDLKLYRGGSNFLDDTTILMFRRNSDKDLLNAGSDEIEKIKAKEGLSNKEVKRLEGKTKDQLEEELKEIKKDKQTLMIINTLKGLYYTGEFLKLKQEATRYIREGFIHKKINYYLKKAIDNEEEYKISQRNTKLENKYNVLLELFKKKDFNTVIQECNEIISKDGNI
- a CDS encoding prepilin-type N-terminal cleavage/methylation domain-containing protein, with the translated sequence MKKNDSGFTLVEIIVAATILVILTTIGFYSYTNNLADARDGKRKSDAATIGSQLNLYKRQRGAFPAPGNSFQIVNHGFLVANQGFLNNDVSLSTAESLSLDPDLDIPYVYSVTRSKQEYQIAMSLENNDSPLALVQGNYKSVSKNILPTIVLALSGQGAVEINASETATNGNINRTLFVYDQGFHNLPYGFENATPQSDGTPFSTALLDVQSTYWQNIDYRSCGEIFTAAKGISPSGTTDEYQILNSSGTLTNTGCLAP
- a CDS encoding type II secretion system F family protein — its product is MGILQRKFYDKGGNFDNAKIIALLKKAQKQQLKTEFGVKKKAKKEIVLFAHAGQKDVWQFINKFSIFINSGIDVKGALGILLKQSKNPLIKRIVEEMRNNIDHGVAIHETMLQYPKVFDSLTTALIEVGEKTGQLGKILQELDMNLLESIELKGKVKGAMVYPMVLMVLTLCMVVFMMVFIVPRITAAFAKAGAELPGLTQFIVAVSNFFISSWWKLIIGIVLFVITMKVFKLTYTGQLVFAKIAFHAPIFGLVVRQSNIIYFIKSFTILLDAGVLLLESIKTSSKVVPNMLYKREIIRIKNEVEVGLTMSKSLGLNLDYDTNVYLNKLFSEEFAYVVSTGEETGTLSVSLKKIGTNYNNELKRYIGNMSSMMEPIVIVIVGALVGTIIIGIMMPFFSMGEVAKNL
- a CDS encoding type II/IV secretion system protein, translated to MPDIDKRDEIKEMPIKNNIGDVVAYVNNIFKEAVSFDASDIHIEPQEKFLLIRFRQDGDFHLIDKIGRDNISAIVTRLKVLSKIKIDENKKPQDGKIVYSPEDNTKKNIDIRLSTLPTNYGEKVVMRILKQDENLTNIEALGLIDVNLEKVREALKSKYGIMLVAGPTGSGKSTTLFGILKNFNPLEYNISTLEDPIEYDIEYVNQSQVHPGINYTFASGLRSLVRQDPDIIMVGEIRDKETATLAVEAALTGHLVLSTIHTNSATGTIQRMINMGVEPFLLASAMKMVISQRLAKRLCVHCKAEIKLTDLKRKKIKEFLIDIMEESEIDQIKFYHGAGCEKCHDSGYKGRLGIHEVLIVEDYLEPLILAQDSANNMAKEAVKHGMITIVQDAILKAALGETTIEEAFKLV